The following are encoded in a window of Arthrobacter sp. OAP107 genomic DNA:
- a CDS encoding chitobiase/beta-hexosaminidase C-terminal domain-containing protein — protein MKSAQSEPGVHTSRGARRAGVIATVSAVICSTSMFAIPAASAAVPTFPDNIVVFPNRDFVTLEGYQDHLGQTGTVEVKRAGKIIGSAEGVVAAGDVAFEVNHPGGYCWGAGTGLNVTPDILPGDVVSLRFGATAAGETTVQDAYVTGDSTLSGTTLTVKGHIGAGVNPAQLEQRIIEPALRDTTVARRDIRAIPGPLTPAPKGGYTSGLEVAGDTFTATYNFDDAATAEIAANAGLGERAMAWEFEDADANRQGLTIAEYGEPGGPGMGGCPNGPLQSGPPAPSGITAAKVSGGIKLNWTPAEAIPGTPAITGYRAVAVGRTVTASEQVEIGKRISGQAATGTTITGLSATEDYDVYVVGVSSVGETYPAAHAIPATDTAAPTVSATPNGGTSPVAQRVTLTANETGSDIYYTTDGSDPVLSGGVLGATAIRYTGPMDVATNTTLRFAAFDPSGNVSTISEAIFKVTNDPVPATPAFSGAPVVGQGTATLTWTAPDPGAAGLTITGYTLQAYTADGTAFGAPKTAAGTATSLVYGGLAGDTAYQFTIKASNVNGSSPESAKTAAVTAQGAVVAVAGPDQNVVRRTTATTVALDGTGSTTGATYQWAQVLTGPTDPDKVTLTGAKTLKPTFSLPVFQSPMTNNALTFRLTVTVGTTVRTDEVKVIPVTDRVTIGVAQWKTGDLRVDGTSSVVGGTVTVRVGGPTGRVLGQAAVTAAAAPATGGVYSLRLRNAAAGTTNPGNVWVESTLGGTAGPNAVANK, from the coding sequence ATGAAATCAGCACAAAGCGAGCCGGGAGTGCACACTTCTCGCGGCGCCCGCAGGGCCGGTGTCATTGCCACCGTCTCTGCGGTCATCTGCTCAACCTCCATGTTCGCCATTCCGGCCGCCAGTGCGGCTGTCCCTACTTTCCCTGACAACATCGTCGTCTTCCCCAACCGTGACTTCGTCACGCTTGAGGGCTACCAGGACCACCTCGGGCAGACCGGCACCGTAGAGGTCAAACGGGCCGGCAAGATCATCGGCTCGGCCGAGGGCGTGGTCGCGGCCGGCGATGTGGCCTTCGAGGTCAACCACCCCGGCGGGTACTGCTGGGGTGCAGGAACCGGCCTCAACGTTACCCCGGACATTCTCCCCGGTGACGTCGTCTCGCTCAGGTTCGGCGCCACAGCAGCCGGAGAGACCACCGTCCAGGACGCCTACGTGACCGGCGATTCCACGCTCAGCGGCACCACCCTCACGGTCAAGGGGCACATCGGCGCAGGGGTCAACCCGGCCCAGCTGGAACAGCGCATCATTGAGCCGGCGCTCCGGGACACCACGGTGGCCCGCCGCGACATCCGCGCCATTCCCGGCCCGCTTACCCCGGCCCCCAAGGGCGGCTACACCTCCGGACTGGAAGTCGCGGGCGACACCTTCACCGCCACCTACAACTTCGACGACGCCGCAACCGCTGAAATCGCCGCCAATGCAGGGCTCGGCGAGCGCGCGATGGCCTGGGAGTTCGAAGACGCCGACGCCAACCGGCAGGGCCTCACCATCGCCGAATACGGCGAGCCCGGCGGCCCCGGGATGGGCGGCTGCCCCAACGGCCCGCTGCAGTCCGGTCCCCCCGCACCGTCCGGCATCACGGCCGCCAAGGTTTCCGGCGGCATCAAGCTCAACTGGACGCCCGCCGAAGCCATCCCCGGCACCCCGGCCATCACCGGCTACCGTGCCGTTGCAGTCGGCAGGACCGTAACCGCGAGCGAACAGGTTGAGATCGGCAAGCGCATCTCCGGCCAGGCAGCCACCGGCACCACCATCACCGGCCTCTCCGCCACCGAGGACTACGACGTCTACGTCGTGGGCGTCAGCAGCGTCGGCGAGACCTACCCGGCCGCCCACGCCATCCCGGCCACGGACACCGCTGCCCCGACAGTATCCGCCACGCCCAATGGCGGCACCTCCCCGGTTGCCCAGCGGGTCACGCTGACAGCCAACGAGACGGGCAGCGACATCTACTACACCACCGACGGCTCCGATCCGGTCCTCTCCGGCGGCGTCCTCGGCGCAACGGCCATCCGCTACACCGGCCCGATGGACGTCGCCACCAACACCACGCTGAGGTTCGCAGCCTTCGACCCGTCCGGCAACGTCTCCACGATCAGTGAAGCCATCTTCAAGGTCACCAACGATCCGGTCCCCGCCACACCCGCCTTCTCCGGGGCACCCGTGGTGGGACAGGGCACGGCCACGCTGACCTGGACCGCCCCGGACCCGGGCGCCGCCGGTCTGACCATCACCGGCTACACGCTCCAGGCCTACACGGCTGACGGCACGGCGTTCGGCGCCCCGAAGACGGCAGCCGGCACCGCAACGTCGCTCGTCTATGGCGGACTCGCGGGCGACACGGCTTACCAGTTCACGATCAAGGCCAGCAACGTCAACGGCAGCAGCCCCGAATCGGCCAAGACCGCCGCCGTCACCGCACAGGGCGCCGTCGTCGCGGTGGCCGGGCCGGACCAGAACGTTGTCCGCCGCACTACGGCCACTACGGTCGCCCTGGACGGCACCGGCTCCACCACCGGAGCAACCTACCAGTGGGCGCAGGTCCTGACCGGGCCAACCGATCCGGACAAGGTCACGCTCACCGGGGCCAAGACGCTCAAGCCGACGTTCAGCCTTCCGGTCTTCCAGTCACCCATGACCAACAACGCGCTCACGTTCCGGCTCACGGTAACTGTCGGCACGACCGTCCGGACCGATGAAGTCAAGGTAATACCGGTTACCGACCGGGTGACCATCGGCGTCGCCCAGTGGAAGACCGGCGACCTCCGGGTTGACGGCACCAGCTCCGTGGTCGGCGGCACGGTCACCGTCCGCGTCGGCGGACCCACCGGCCGGGTTCTGGGCCAGGCAGCAGTCACCGCGGCTGCGGCACCGGCAACAGGGGGTGTCTACAGCCTGCGGCTCCGCAACGCGGCTGCCGGCACCACCAACCCGGGCAACGTGTGGGTTGAATCGACGCTCGGCGGCACCGCGGGTCCCAATGCTGTAGCCAACAAGTAA
- a CDS encoding SDR family oxidoreductase — MELEGKVALVTGGGQGIGRGIVDRYLEEGAQVAVVQRREVGEELLRQPDILGIQADLGDPAAIKEATDRAAGHFGGIDILVNNAGIMFERSVADIRLDEWDLMMDINMRAPLFLAQAALPHLQRRGGGSIINIGSIEGLSANPLHAAYCASKAGIHGMTRAISVDLGRDGIRCNAIAPGWIASELSENYRESQPDAASARKALDRLHPVGRVGRPADVGDLAVFLASDRSAFMTGEIVVLDGGRTAKLPLP; from the coding sequence ATGGAGCTGGAAGGGAAAGTCGCCCTGGTCACCGGCGGGGGACAGGGCATAGGACGCGGCATCGTTGACCGGTACCTGGAAGAGGGCGCGCAGGTCGCCGTCGTCCAGCGCCGCGAAGTGGGTGAGGAGTTGCTGCGCCAACCGGACATTCTGGGCATCCAAGCCGATCTTGGCGACCCCGCCGCGATCAAGGAGGCCACCGACCGCGCCGCCGGGCACTTCGGCGGCATCGACATCCTGGTGAACAACGCCGGCATCATGTTCGAACGCAGCGTGGCCGACATCCGGCTGGACGAATGGGACCTGATGATGGACATCAACATGCGTGCGCCGCTGTTTCTGGCCCAGGCCGCCCTGCCCCACCTGCAGCGCCGGGGCGGAGGCAGCATCATCAACATCGGATCCATCGAAGGGCTCTCGGCGAATCCGCTCCACGCCGCGTACTGCGCGTCCAAAGCCGGAATCCACGGAATGACCCGCGCCATATCAGTGGACCTGGGCAGGGACGGCATCCGCTGCAACGCCATTGCCCCCGGGTGGATCGCCTCGGAGCTGAGCGAGAACTACCGCGAGTCCCAGCCGGACGCCGCCAGTGCACGCAAGGCGCTGGACCGCCTGCACCCCGTGGGGCGCGTGGGCCGCCCCGCCGACGTCGGCGACCTGGCCGTCTTCCTGGCCAGCGACCGGTCTGCCTTCATGACCGGCGAGATCGTGGTGCTCGACGGCGGCAGGACGGCAAAGCTGCCGCTCCCGTGA
- a CDS encoding APC family permease gives MLSYLGFDAVSTFAEEAKNPRRSIPRAIMLTTVLAGLIFLGLAYISRLLLPVGTFTNTDSPAIEVVGAAGGNLLVALFTAAYIAGSLGSALTSQASVSRIIYSMGRGRVLPAVFGRLHPRLGTPVVPIIVTSGVSLLALVLDLTTVSSLISFGALVAFSVVNPSVIKHYFIDQEEARNQGHAAQSPAAGHRLCADAVALDQPKRTVVLTGPLLGSRRPRLSGLPHPRLPPPDAASAARGGLTKEANKH, from the coding sequence GTGCTGTCCTACCTGGGATTCGACGCCGTCTCGACGTTCGCCGAGGAGGCAAAGAATCCGCGGCGGAGTATCCCCCGGGCCATCATGCTGACCACCGTCCTGGCCGGGCTCATTTTCCTCGGCCTGGCCTACATCAGCCGCCTGCTGCTTCCGGTGGGAACCTTCACCAATACGGACTCCCCGGCAATCGAAGTAGTGGGCGCGGCAGGCGGCAATCTGCTGGTCGCACTTTTCACCGCCGCCTACATCGCGGGCAGCCTGGGATCCGCGCTGACCTCGCAGGCTTCGGTTTCGCGCATTATCTACTCGATGGGCCGCGGCCGGGTCCTGCCCGCGGTCTTCGGGCGCCTCCATCCGCGCCTGGGCACGCCCGTGGTGCCGATCATCGTCACGTCGGGCGTTTCGCTGCTCGCCCTGGTTCTCGACCTGACAACAGTGTCTTCGCTGATCAGCTTCGGCGCCCTCGTCGCCTTCTCCGTGGTCAACCCGTCCGTCATCAAGCACTACTTCATCGACCAAGAAGAAGCGCGGAACCAAGGGCATGCTGCACAATCTCCTGCTGCCGGGCATCGGCTTTGTGCTGACGCTGTGGCTCTGGACCAGCCTAAGCGGACTGTCGTTCTCACTGGGCCTCTCCTGGGCAGCCGTCGGCCTCGTCTATCTGGCCTGCCTCACCCGCGGCTTCCGCCGCCCGACGCCGCATCTGCAGCTCGAGGAGGCCTGACCAAAGAGGCGAATAAACATTGA
- a CDS encoding lytic transglycosylase domain-containing protein yields the protein MLRLKRLAVLSLFAFCAITACAFWLLGATSAGVSRGGTHAAQPAPPQAAGKFVPLASGSAHAVNITRTVESAWLARTAVKTGIPARALRAYVAAAGMANADSPTCGIGWNTVAAVGFVESLHGALGGGRLTASGEVSGPIVGPGLNGDGFAAIADTDGGALDGDARWDRAVGPMQFIPATWKLAGRDANGDGVADPHNIDDAALSAAGYLCAGGRDLTTAQGWSDAIWSYNQSEAYLGQVGDKAVEYAEQVG from the coding sequence GTGCTTCGTCTGAAACGCCTCGCCGTTCTTAGCCTTTTCGCGTTCTGCGCCATCACGGCGTGCGCGTTCTGGCTGCTCGGTGCGACCAGCGCGGGCGTGTCCCGCGGGGGCACGCACGCAGCCCAGCCGGCGCCGCCCCAGGCGGCGGGGAAGTTCGTGCCGCTGGCCAGCGGGAGCGCGCATGCCGTGAATATCACCAGGACCGTCGAGTCTGCCTGGCTGGCCCGGACCGCTGTGAAAACAGGAATCCCAGCGCGTGCCCTAAGGGCGTACGTTGCCGCGGCAGGCATGGCGAACGCCGACTCGCCCACGTGCGGGATCGGCTGGAACACGGTGGCCGCCGTCGGATTCGTGGAATCCTTGCACGGCGCCCTCGGCGGAGGGCGGCTCACGGCTTCGGGGGAGGTGAGCGGCCCGATCGTCGGGCCCGGCCTAAACGGCGACGGCTTCGCTGCCATTGCCGACACCGACGGCGGCGCGCTGGACGGCGACGCCCGCTGGGACCGCGCGGTCGGCCCCATGCAGTTCATCCCCGCCACCTGGAAGCTGGCCGGGCGAGACGCGAACGGGGACGGCGTGGCCGATCCCCACAACATCGACGACGCCGCCCTCAGCGCCGCCGGCTACTTGTGTGCCGGCGGCCGCGATCTCACCACGGCCCAGGGCTGGAGCGACGCCATCTGGTCCTACAACCAGTCCGAGGCCTACCTGGGGCAGGTGGGCGACAAGGCTGTTGAATACGCGGAGCAGGTGGGTTAG
- a CDS encoding hemolysin family protein, which translates to MSEYLPGIIWLAVLLVVNGFFVGAEFAVISARRSQIEPKAEAGSKAAKTTLWAMEHATLMLATSQLGITVCSLVILNVSEPAIHHLLEIPLGLTSLSGETIGIIAFLAALLLVTFLHVVLGEMVPKNISFSVPTRAALILAPPLVMVARVFKPVIWTLNGIANSILRLFRVEPKDEATSAYTLDEVASIVEQSTREGVLTDNTGALTAAFEFTEKTVADVEVPIAEMVLLPVSSTPADIQRAVAEHGYSRYILTDSDGDPSGYLHLKDVMDLTTAEKFSRPVPEKRIRRLASTFRGSELEDALATMRRTGAHVARVFDARGNTTGVLFLEDIIEELVGEVQDATSSS; encoded by the coding sequence ATGAGTGAGTACCTTCCGGGCATCATTTGGCTCGCCGTCCTGCTGGTGGTCAACGGCTTCTTCGTCGGCGCCGAGTTTGCCGTGATCTCGGCCCGCCGGTCACAGATTGAGCCCAAGGCGGAGGCCGGCAGCAAGGCCGCCAAAACCACCCTCTGGGCCATGGAGCACGCCACGCTCATGCTGGCCACGAGCCAGCTGGGCATCACCGTCTGCTCACTGGTGATCCTGAACGTCTCCGAACCGGCGATCCACCACCTGCTGGAGATCCCGCTGGGCCTGACGTCCCTGTCCGGTGAGACGATCGGAATCATCGCCTTCCTGGCAGCCCTGCTGCTGGTGACCTTCCTGCACGTGGTCCTCGGCGAGATGGTCCCCAAGAACATCTCGTTCTCGGTCCCCACCCGCGCAGCGCTCATCCTGGCTCCGCCGCTGGTGATGGTGGCGCGTGTGTTCAAACCGGTGATCTGGACCCTAAACGGCATCGCCAACTCCATCCTCCGCCTGTTCCGGGTGGAGCCCAAGGACGAGGCCACCAGCGCCTACACCCTGGACGAGGTGGCCAGCATCGTGGAACAGTCCACCAGGGAAGGCGTCCTGACAGACAACACCGGTGCCCTCACCGCAGCCTTCGAGTTCACGGAAAAGACCGTCGCCGACGTCGAGGTTCCCATCGCGGAGATGGTGCTCCTGCCGGTGTCGTCGACGCCCGCGGACATCCAGCGTGCGGTGGCCGAGCACGGTTACTCCCGCTACATCCTGACCGATAGCGACGGCGACCCCTCCGGGTACCTCCACCTGAAGGACGTCATGGACCTCACCACAGCGGAGAAGTTCAGCCGGCCCGTGCCGGAGAAACGCATCCGCCGGCTGGCCTCGACCTTCCGCGGAAGTGAACTCGAGGATGCCCTCGCCACCATGCGCCGCACCGGCGCCCACGTGGCCAGGGTCTTCGACGCACGCGGGAACACCACCGGCGTGCTGTTCCTCGAGGACATCATCGAGGAGCTGGTGGGCGAGGTGCAGGACGCCACCAGCAGCTCCTAA
- a CDS encoding DUF5997 family protein — translation MTSANSQSMKPATVAKKLGIYLPATPQEFQESTITRAELAELQSNPPEWLAELRRNGPHPRPVVAQKLNVSISGLARGGVEEALTTAEITALLQAPPAWLVAERATHAAVRAEAQRVKDEAAQKAAKKARQG, via the coding sequence ATGACCTCCGCTAACTCCCAGTCCATGAAGCCGGCCACCGTTGCCAAAAAGCTTGGCATCTACCTGCCTGCGACGCCCCAGGAGTTCCAGGAATCAACCATCACCCGAGCAGAGCTCGCCGAGCTGCAGTCCAACCCGCCGGAATGGCTGGCCGAGCTGCGCCGCAACGGCCCGCACCCCCGCCCGGTGGTTGCGCAGAAGCTCAACGTCTCCATCAGCGGCCTCGCCCGCGGCGGGGTTGAAGAGGCACTGACGACGGCGGAGATCACCGCGCTGCTCCAGGCTCCGCCTGCGTGGCTGGTGGCCGAGCGTGCCACGCACGCCGCAGTCCGTGCCGAAGCCCAGCGGGTCAAGGACGAGGCTGCCCAGAAGGCAGCGAAGAAGGCCCGCCAGGGCTGA
- a CDS encoding PadR family transcriptional regulator: MKGIHEHHRFADFSPQGGRFERGRSRRSPHGHGRFGPGRGFGPGFGPGGSRRANRGDVRSAILSLLAEAPSNGYGIIKTIAEKSSGAWRPSPGSVYPTLQQLVDEELIAPVGDGRRTEFALTDQGREYVADHAELDRAWNTNAEESGPAFHQSVEKLMGVIHQFRFAATEEQRAAAMEKIDETRRALYQILAD; this comes from the coding sequence ATGAAAGGCATTCACGAACACCACAGATTTGCGGATTTCAGCCCCCAGGGGGGACGCTTCGAGCGGGGAAGGAGCCGCCGCTCCCCGCACGGCCACGGCAGGTTCGGCCCCGGCCGCGGATTCGGCCCCGGGTTCGGACCCGGCGGTTCGCGCCGAGCCAACAGGGGCGATGTCCGCTCCGCGATCCTCTCGCTTCTGGCAGAAGCTCCGTCCAACGGCTACGGGATCATCAAGACCATCGCGGAGAAGTCTTCCGGCGCATGGCGGCCCAGCCCGGGCTCCGTCTACCCGACGCTCCAACAGCTCGTGGACGAGGAGCTCATTGCACCGGTGGGTGACGGCCGCCGCACCGAGTTCGCCCTCACCGACCAGGGGCGGGAGTACGTAGCCGACCACGCCGAGCTGGACAGGGCATGGAACACCAACGCCGAGGAGTCGGGACCCGCGTTCCACCAGAGCGTGGAGAAGCTCATGGGCGTCATCCACCAGTTCCGGTTTGCGGCAACCGAGGAACAGCGTGCCGCCGCAATGGAAAAGATCGACGAGACCCGCCGCGCCCTCTACCAGATCCTCGCGGACTGA
- a CDS encoding hemolysin family protein, with protein sequence MNEWIMIGIGLILTVGTGFFVASEFALVNLDRNDLEARQARGEKRLAPTIKALKITSTHLSGAQLGITLTTLLTGYTFEPAISKLLSGPLAAAGFPEGLVPGVGAVVAIFIATIFSMVIGELVPKNFALALPLATAKVVVPFQTLFTAVFKPVILLFNNTANTVIRSFGIEPKEELSGARSAEELSSLVRRSALEGVLDLDHAALLHRTLRFSEHSAADVLTPRVRMTAVNTDDTAEQIIALASSTGYSRFPVIGRDRDDVLGVLHVKQAFAVALEERANVLAADLMIEPLMVPESMGVDSLLVLLRKQGLQVAIVSDEHGGTAGIVTLEDLVEEIVGELEDEHDRARVGVVRTGRSITFDASLRPDELLDRTGIAVPDGEDYDTAAGFVADRLDRIPELGDEVAVDGGTLRVERVAGTHVGRLKFTPEETAEPPRSAHDRIIDSLTQELTHE encoded by the coding sequence ATGAATGAATGGATCATGATCGGGATCGGCCTGATCCTGACAGTCGGCACCGGATTCTTCGTCGCATCCGAGTTTGCCCTGGTCAATCTTGACCGCAACGACCTGGAAGCGCGCCAGGCCCGGGGTGAGAAACGCCTTGCCCCCACCATCAAAGCCCTGAAAATCACCTCGACGCACCTTTCCGGTGCGCAGTTGGGCATCACCCTCACCACCCTCCTGACCGGATACACCTTTGAACCTGCCATCAGCAAGCTGCTGAGCGGTCCGTTGGCGGCGGCAGGGTTCCCGGAAGGCCTCGTTCCCGGTGTCGGCGCCGTCGTCGCGATCTTCATCGCCACGATCTTCTCGATGGTGATCGGCGAGCTGGTGCCCAAGAACTTCGCCCTGGCGCTGCCGCTGGCCACCGCCAAGGTTGTGGTCCCGTTCCAGACCCTGTTCACCGCGGTGTTCAAGCCCGTCATCCTGCTGTTCAATAACACTGCGAACACGGTCATCAGGTCCTTCGGCATCGAGCCCAAGGAGGAACTGTCAGGTGCCCGCAGCGCCGAGGAACTGAGTTCGCTGGTCCGCCGCTCCGCGCTGGAAGGCGTCCTCGACCTGGACCACGCGGCCCTGCTGCACCGGACGCTGCGCTTCTCCGAGCACAGTGCCGCCGACGTCCTGACCCCGCGCGTGCGGATGACCGCCGTGAACACAGATGACACTGCCGAGCAGATCATCGCGCTGGCCAGCTCCACCGGCTACTCGCGCTTTCCCGTCATCGGCCGGGACCGGGACGACGTGCTCGGCGTGCTCCACGTCAAGCAGGCCTTCGCCGTCGCCCTCGAGGAGCGCGCGAACGTGCTCGCCGCCGACCTGATGATCGAGCCGCTCATGGTCCCCGAATCCATGGGCGTCGACTCCCTGCTGGTGCTGCTCCGAAAGCAGGGCCTCCAGGTCGCCATCGTCTCCGACGAGCACGGCGGAACGGCGGGCATCGTCACCCTGGAAGACCTCGTGGAGGAAATCGTGGGTGAACTGGAGGATGAGCACGACCGCGCCCGCGTGGGTGTGGTCCGGACGGGCCGCTCCATCACCTTCGACGCGTCGCTGCGCCCGGATGAGCTCCTGGACCGGACCGGCATCGCGGTCCCCGACGGCGAGGATTACGACACCGCGGCAGGTTTCGTCGCGGACCGGCTGGACCGCATCCCGGAACTCGGTGACGAGGTGGCCGTGGACGGCGGCACGCTGCGCGTGGAGCGGGTGGCGGGCACCCACGTCGGGCGTCTGAAATTCACACCGGAGGAAACGGCAGAGCCGCCCAGGAGCGCGCACGACAGGATCATCGACAGCCTCACACAGGAGCTGACCCATGAGTGA
- a CDS encoding CaiB/BaiF CoA-transferase family protein: MTDELHIEGNALPLRGIRVLELGSFIAAPFAARLFGDFGAEVIKIEKPQGGDELRDWRKTRGTTSMLFRTIGRNKKSVALDLRSEAGREAVKKIAAQCDVVIENFRPGTLEKWGLGPDVLQELNPELVMVRISGYGQTGPYKNRAGFGSSAESFAGLRYITGEPDRPAGRAAASIGDTVAGLYGVIGALMLMLQKARGLQTGTSQVVDVALYEGVFSLLESLVPDYDAYGMVRQRTGGALPGVVPTGSYLCGDGLEVVIGGNSNSVFIRLMRAIGRDDLADDATLLATEARGAREDELNGAISGWTGSMPLTEVLDKLDDAGVPAGPVYDAPSIAVDRHYLARDMIQTHEVVIEDEPELIRFPGVVPKIPGHEGRVRWVGPELGQHTAEVLQDLAGMDADLIAGLGLQAVR; encoded by the coding sequence ATGACCGACGAACTACACATCGAGGGCAACGCCCTCCCCCTCCGCGGCATCCGCGTGCTCGAGCTCGGCAGCTTCATCGCCGCCCCCTTCGCCGCCCGCCTCTTCGGTGACTTCGGCGCAGAGGTCATCAAGATCGAAAAGCCGCAGGGCGGCGACGAACTGCGCGACTGGCGCAAGACCCGCGGCACCACCTCCATGCTGTTCCGCACCATCGGCCGCAACAAGAAGTCCGTGGCCCTTGACCTCCGCTCCGAGGCGGGACGCGAGGCGGTCAAGAAGATCGCTGCCCAGTGCGACGTGGTCATCGAGAACTTCCGCCCCGGCACCCTCGAAAAGTGGGGCCTGGGACCGGATGTGCTGCAGGAACTCAACCCGGAGCTGGTGATGGTGCGGATCTCCGGCTACGGCCAGACGGGACCGTACAAGAACCGCGCCGGCTTTGGCAGCTCGGCCGAATCCTTCGCCGGCCTGCGCTACATCACCGGCGAACCCGACCGCCCCGCCGGCCGCGCTGCGGCCAGCATCGGCGACACCGTCGCCGGACTCTACGGCGTCATCGGCGCCCTGATGCTCATGCTGCAGAAGGCCCGCGGACTGCAGACCGGAACTTCCCAGGTCGTCGACGTCGCCCTTTATGAAGGGGTCTTCAGCCTGCTCGAATCGCTGGTTCCGGACTATGACGCCTACGGCATGGTCCGGCAGCGCACCGGCGGTGCGCTGCCCGGCGTCGTTCCTACCGGCTCCTACCTTTGCGGCGACGGCCTCGAGGTGGTCATCGGCGGCAACTCGAACTCCGTCTTCATCCGGCTCATGCGCGCCATCGGCCGCGACGACCTCGCTGATGACGCCACCCTGCTGGCTACTGAGGCCCGCGGTGCACGGGAGGACGAGCTCAACGGTGCCATCTCCGGATGGACCGGCAGCATGCCGCTTACCGAGGTCCTGGACAAGCTGGACGACGCCGGTGTCCCCGCCGGTCCCGTGTACGACGCCCCAAGCATCGCCGTCGACCGCCATTACCTGGCCCGGGACATGATCCAGACCCATGAGGTGGTCATCGAGGACGAACCCGAGCTGATCCGCTTCCCCGGCGTGGTACCGAAGATCCCGGGCCACGAGGGGCGCGTGCGCTGGGTGGGCCCGGAACTGGGCCAGCACACGGCTGAAGTCCTGCAGGACCTCGCCGGCATGGACGCCGACCTGATCGCCGGACTCGGACTGCAGGCGGTGCGCTGA
- a CDS encoding DNA alkylation repair protein, producing MAETTIDAVMAELAALADPKMREANQKRGDDHGVNLSALRAVAKRLKTRHELARELWATDDTAARLLSLLICRPKSFEPQELDSMLRQARAPKVHDWLVNYVVKKSPHAEELRVTWTDDPDQVVASAGWALTAERVAKKPEGLDLPGLLDTIEAEMKDAPDRLQWAMNHALAQIGIEHADHRARAIGIGERLEVLKDYPTPPNCTSPFAPIWINEIVSRRQA from the coding sequence ATGGCGGAGACAACGATTGACGCAGTGATGGCCGAACTGGCCGCCCTGGCGGATCCGAAGATGCGCGAGGCGAACCAGAAGCGCGGCGACGACCACGGCGTGAACCTCTCGGCCCTGCGCGCGGTTGCGAAGCGGCTTAAAACCCGGCACGAACTGGCCCGAGAACTGTGGGCCACGGATGATACCGCCGCCCGTTTGCTGTCACTGCTGATCTGCCGGCCAAAATCCTTCGAGCCGCAGGAACTGGATTCCATGCTGCGCCAGGCCCGGGCACCCAAGGTGCACGACTGGCTGGTGAACTACGTGGTGAAGAAGAGCCCGCACGCCGAAGAGCTGCGAGTCACCTGGACTGACGATCCGGATCAGGTGGTTGCGAGCGCCGGGTGGGCCCTGACCGCCGAGCGGGTCGCCAAGAAGCCCGAGGGCCTCGACCTGCCCGGGCTCCTGGACACGATCGAGGCGGAAATGAAGGACGCACCGGACCGCCTGCAGTGGGCCATGAACCACGCCCTGGCGCAGATCGGCATCGAGCACGCAGACCACCGGGCCCGGGCCATCGGCATCGGCGAACGGCTGGAAGTCCTGAAGGACTACCCGACCCCCCCGAACTGCACGTCCCCCTTCGCTCCGATCTGGATCAACGAGATTGTGAGCCGGCGGCAGGCCTGA
- a CDS encoding 2-hydroxypenta-2,4-dienoate hydratase has protein sequence MPINILETADRILDAKATRTPVDALIRAEDGPTVADAFRVQEEVIRRQVAAGDSIAGFKLGNIAKAMQAKFGVDEPDYGYLLASQFYPENLPRSEAEFIEPYIELEPAFVFKRDVGGANVTVADIIAATDFVVPALEIIDSRVRDWNIGIFDTLADSGSSAGVILGGQPRSLSEVNLSDTPGVITFDGEVVAKGNTADIYGSPISALVWLCRRVAEYGITLKAGQLILPGSCLAAARMVPGTRITGHFEGWGEVSFDYTAAG, from the coding sequence ATGCCAATCAACATCCTTGAGACCGCCGACCGCATCCTTGACGCCAAGGCCACCCGGACTCCCGTCGACGCCCTGATCCGGGCCGAAGACGGGCCCACCGTCGCTGACGCGTTCCGGGTCCAGGAGGAAGTGATCCGCCGCCAGGTGGCCGCCGGTGACAGCATTGCAGGCTTCAAGCTGGGGAACATCGCCAAGGCCATGCAGGCAAAGTTCGGCGTCGATGAGCCCGACTACGGGTACCTGCTCGCCAGCCAGTTCTACCCGGAGAACCTGCCCCGCTCCGAGGCCGAATTCATCGAGCCGTACATCGAGCTGGAGCCGGCCTTCGTCTTCAAGCGCGACGTTGGGGGCGCCAACGTGACCGTTGCCGACATCATTGCCGCCACCGACTTCGTGGTGCCTGCCCTGGAGATCATCGATTCCCGCGTCCGCGACTGGAACATCGGCATCTTCGACACGCTGGCCGACAGCGGCTCCAGCGCCGGCGTCATCCTCGGCGGCCAGCCACGGAGCCTCAGCGAAGTGAACCTCTCCGACACCCCGGGCGTCATCACCTTCGACGGTGAGGTCGTGGCCAAGGGCAACACCGCAGACATTTACGGCAGCCCGATTTCCGCCCTGGTGTGGCTGTGCCGCCGGGTCGCGGAGTACGGCATCACCCTGAAGGCCGGCCAGCTGATCCTTCCGGGCAGCTGCCTCGCCGCAGCCAGGATGGTTCCCGGCACCCGCATCACCGGCCACTTTGAAGGGTGGGGAGAGGTCAGCTTCGACTACACCGCCGCCGGTTAG